From the genome of Nicotiana sylvestris chromosome 2, ASM39365v2, whole genome shotgun sequence, one region includes:
- the LOC104237262 gene encoding probable galacturonosyltransferase-like 4, with amino-acid sequence MAFWSFFPSFHLLGLLFLSLISNQISLITTATTTTTTTSVRVGVILKPTGLHVPVFREAPAFRNGRDCGSSAVDHIHVAMTLDANYLRGTMAAVLSILQHSTCPEDVMFHFLCVRHEPVVFSSIKSTFPYLNFRLYKFDAHRVRGLISKSIRQALDQPLNYARIYLVDLIPMDVKRVIYLDSDIVIVDDIAKLWQVELGDKILAAPEYCQANFTTYFTETFWNDPKLSRTFERRKPCYFNTGVMVMDVEKWRQGNYTQQVENWMIVQKQKRIYHLGSLPPFLLTLAGNIMPVDHRWNQHGLGGDNIEGKCRNLHPGPISLLHWSGKGKPWLRLDSRKPCTVDHLWAPYDLYRSSRHTFEE; translated from the exons ATGGCCTTTTGgagtttttttccttcttttcatctCCTTGGCCTCCTGTTTCTCTCCCTAATTAGCAACCAAATCTCCTTGATCACCACCGCTACGaccaccaccactaccaccagCGTCCGTGTTGGCGTTATTTTGAAACCAACCGGCCTGCACGTTCCCGTCTTCCGGGAGGCACCGGCTTTTCGCAATGGGAGAGATTGCGGTTCGTCGGCCGTTGATCATATTCATGTCGCCATGACCCTTGATGCTAATTACTTGAGAG GTACCATGGCTGCTGTGTTATCCATCTTACAACACTCAACATGTCCAGAAGATGTCATGTTTCACTTCCTATGTGTAAGACATGAACCTGTGGTATTTTCTAGCATTAAGTCCACTTTTCCCTACCTCAATTTCAGGCTCTACAAATTTGATGCGCACAGGGTCCGTGGCCTAATTTCAAAGTCCATTCGTCAAGCCTTAGACCAACCATTAAATTATGCGAGAATCTATCTGGTTGATCTAATTCCAATGGACGTGAAACGCGTAATTTATCTTGATTCTGACATAGTTATTGTTGATGACATCGCAAAATTATGGCAAGTTGAACTTGGTGACAAGATATTAGCAGCACCTGAATATTGTCAAGCAAATTTCACAACTTATTTTACTGAAACATTTTGGAATGATCCCAAATTATCGCGAACATTTGAAAGGCGAAAACCATGTTATTTCAACACAGGAGTTATGGTTATGGATGTGGAAAAATGGAGACAAGGAAATTATACACAACAAGTTGAGAATTGGATGATTGTTCAAAAGCAAAAAAGAATATATCACTTAGGTTCTTTGCCACCATTTTTACTTACTTTAGCAGGAAATATTATGCCAGTTGATCATAGATGGAACCAACATGGATTAGGTGGTGATAATATTGAAGGTAAATGTAGGAATTTACATCCTGGGCCAATTAGTCTACTACATTGGAGTGGTAAAGGTAAACCATGGTTGAGATTGGATTCAAGAAAACCATGTACTGTTGATCATCTATGGGCTCCTTATGATCTTTATCGTTCCTCGAGGCATACCTTCGAGGAGTAA